ACGACATAGGCGACAATAGGCATACCACTTTTTTTGAAATGCTTGGAAACTGGTCGCTCGGCGATTATTTCAAGGAAGAACAAATTCCGTGGATTTTTGAATTCTTAGTAGATGAAATAGGACTCGACCCTAAAAATTTATACGTCACTGTATTTAGCGGTGAAGAAAAGAACAACATTCCAAAAGATGAAGAAACCCCAATGCTTTGGAAAAAAGTGTTCGATGAGGCTGGTCTAGATTCAAAGATAGTCGACATGGGATCGCAAGCAGACGGTGCATCAAAAGGAATGCAAGACGGTCGAATATTCTATTACGATTCAAAAGAAAACTGGTGGAGCCGAGCAGGCGTGCCCGATAATATGCCAGTTGGTGAACCCGGAGGACCAGACTCTGAAATGTTTTATGATTTTGGCACTGAACATGACACACGTTTTGGCGAGCATTGCCACCCAGCGTGCGACTGTGGACGATTTATGGAGATTGGAAACTCTGTATTCATGCAGTATGTCAAAAAAGGGGAAGGAGTTTTTGAAGAACTCGAACACAAAAATATAGACTTCGGCGGTGGGCTAGAGCGAATTGTAGCTGCGGCACAAAACATGCCGGACGTATTTCTTGCAGTAAGCTCACTTGCGGATATCATTCGCCACCTCGAAAATGCTAGTGGTAAAAAATACGAAGAAGACGTACGAAGCTTCCGTATCATTGCCGATCATATTCGTGGTGCACTCTTTATGATAGGAGATGGGGTGCGACCATCCAATACAGAGCAAGGATACTTTGCTCGTCGTCTTATTCGTCGGAGTGTTCAATATGCTGATGCGTTAGGCATTGCCGAAGGAACATTAGTTGATGCCGTGAGTATTGTTACCAAGTCCTACGAGGAACACTATCCAGAACTTACAGAAAAAGAGACAGGAATAAAAGAACTCTTTGCTGCTGAAGAAACTAAGTTTCGAAAAACACTGACTAAAGGTATGCGAGAATTCGAAAAACTTGCTGAAACTGGAACCATAACTGGGGAGCAGGCATTCCTTCTCTTTACCACGTATGGATTTCCTATTGAACTCACTCAAGAACTTGCAGAGCAAAAAGGTATCATTGTAGACAGAGATGCCTTCACTACGTTCATGAAGGAACACCAAGCAAAAAGTCGCTCAGGAGCTGAGCAAAAGTTTAAAGGTGGACTTGCTGATCATTCAGAAGCCACAACAATGCTTCATACGACACACCATATTTTACTTCGCGCATTACAGATTGTTCTTGGAGATCACGTGAAGCAGCGGGGAAGTAACATTACAAGTGAACGGCTTCGTATTGATTTCTCCCATGATGAAAAAATGACTGATGAGCAAAAAAGTGAAGTGGAACGGATAGTTAACGAACAAATTGAAGCAGGTGTTCCTGTCATGAAGACAATACTGCCGAAAGAAGAAGCTGAACGGCTTGGAGCTCAAAAGGAATTCGGCCAAAAGTATCCAGACATGGTTAACGTCTATTCTGTTGGACCCAAAGATGCCACTGAGGGCGACCCAAAAATTGAACAAGCATACTCGCTTGAATTTTGTGGAGGACCACATGTTACAAACACAGGGAACATCACCGGGGTATTTCGTATCCAAAAAGAGCAAGCATCTTCAGCAGGAGTACGTCGCATTAAGGGAGTACTTGAATAACCTTTACACAGAGCCTACGTGTCGCTCTACCGAAGCATTGCTATACTAATAGATATGGATGTTCTTTCACTCTTGCAGAAAAAAACATACTCACTTGTTTTTGATATCGGCAGTGCAACGGTTGGTGTTGCAATAGCGAGGTATTCAAAAGGTAAACCTATACACATACTGTTTACGCACAGAGAACTCATACAGTACGGTGAGACACAAGGTGCTACTGCATTGGGAAACTACCTTGCAGATACTATTGAAAAGGCTGGGAGCAAGGCACTCGAAGCATTAGGTACATTAGGTGATCGAGATATTTCGTACTCTCTGTACGCCTTTGCTCACGCTCCATGGGCACACACACGTGCGCAACACGTTGAAGGAAATCTCCAAAGTGAAGTCCCAATTACCAAAGAATTGCTGCAACAATTTATGGCAAAAAAAATGCCTGTTTCGAAAGTCCAAGGGAGGACGCAACTCGAAAGACATATAACCAAGATTACCCTGAATGGATATCCGACACTCGATCCGTACGGAAAAAAAGCAACACACATTGCAATAACTGCACTGGAAAGCGATGTGTCAGATGTTGTCCACAATTCAATATCTAATGCATTTCAAAATGTATTTCCAAATCATCGTGTGAGTCTGGACTCTTTTCTTTTTGCCGCCACTCACTTACGAGAGTTTTTTGAGAAATCAGATACCTATACAATGATGGATATAAGTGGTGAATATACTTCCTTGAGCATCATTCGCGACGACACTATTGCTGCAAGTACCTGGGCTGGATTTGGGACCGAGTATCTTATACGGTCATTGCTTACCGGAGAAAAAACTGATAGGCAAAGTGTCGTATCAGAACTCGCTATGTACATTGATAATACATGTACCCCATCTCAGTGCAGAAAAATTGAAACTGCGCTTGTAAGCACTGAACAGGAGTGGGTAAAAGCATTCGGTGATGCTTGCGCAACTTTGAGCAAGCACTCCCGAATTCCAACCCGAGTATATATATCAGTTGATACTCGTTATGGAAAATGGTTTAAGACAGTTATTGAAAAAATTGATTTTGCTCATTTCACCATTACCGGGAAGCCTCTTCAAGCACATATTTTAAACCTTGATAGGACACAAAAGCCCATAAAATATAAAGAGGGAGTGAAACAAGATACTGTATTGGCTTTAGGGGTGTTGTTTGTGGATAAATAGGCACTTTTGGATGACGTGTTTATCGTTTTTATTGGTATACTAAACAGATATGGGAAGAGCTATTTTTGATGATATCAAACCACCAGAGGAAAGTGGTAACAACGATGACACTGCCTCAGCTGCAGACCACTCAATACGAAACGTAGCACCTCTGGAAACACAAGAGCGAGAAACTCGACGTGCAAAGCGCGCAGAGCGCCGAAGAGTTCCTGAAGTGTTTGAAGGAACTACTGCAAAAAAACGATCAAGTGCACGTGGGATTATTACAAAGTATGGTGTATGGGCATTAGCTGTTGTAGTTCTTGCATTAGCACTGTCAGTTGTTGGCTTTGTCTTTATTGGTAAAACAACGATAGACATCGTACCTCAACAAGATGCTGTAACTCTTTCATCAAACATTGTGTACACGGCATATAAAGATGCTGAGGATGGGGAATTACAATATGCAGTTATCACACACACTACAGAGGCAACCGAAACAATTACCGCAACAGGCAGCGAGACAGTAGAAGAAAAGGCGTCAGGTAAAATAATTGTTTACAACAACCATAGCTCAGCATCGCAACGCCTCATTAAAAACACTCGCTTTGAAGCGCTAAACGGTGAGATTTATCGAGTACGAAACTCAATAGTCGTTCCGGGTAAGAAAAGCGATGGAACTCCAGGAACTATCGAAATAACAGTTCATGCGGACAAGGCAGGTGAGGGTCAAAATATTACTGCGATTGGTTCAAAGTTTACTATTCCAGGCCTTAAGGGCGATCCACGATACGATACATTTCATGCAGAATTAAGTGCTCCAATCATAGGAGGTTTTGTCGGAGAACGTGCAATTGTAGATGAGGATGTTCTTAACGCAACACAGACAAAACTGCGAGGACAATTAAGGGACGCGGCACTGGCAACAACGCAAGAGCGTATATCAGACACTATGGTGTTCTTTGGAGAAAACTCTCTTTTTACTTCTTTCGAATCAGCACCGGTAACATATACGAATGATAACGAAGCACTCGTTCGAGAAATTATGTACACTCATGCAGTAGTCTTTAACGAAAACGAACTCGCCCGTATGCTTGCATCCGCTGCACTTGCAACGCCAAACGACGGGGAGATATTGATCGACAACCCTGATGATCTTTCTATGACTATCGTTAACAAGGATGGTGTCGACATACAAAATGATGCACTTATACAATTCACTTTCGAAGGGAGAGCTGCTCTAACATGGCAGGTGGATACAGAATCACTAAAGCAAGATCTTGTTGGCAAAAACAGTGAAGCCTTAAATACTGTTATGAGTGGATATCCCGGAATAAAGAGTGCACAAGCAACAATTAGACCATTTTGGAAGAGTGAATTCCCATCAGAAACGGCTGGAATATCAGTCGAACTACACCCGGTAAACTAATTCTTAGTAGTATTTTCTCTATTTTTAGCACATCTCGTCTGACTGGCGCAGATGCCAAAATAATCTAGCTTTACTCTTTATCCACAATACGGCAGAAGGGCTTGTCAAAATGAGTACATTCTGTTACGATAGCGCAGCACTGTGAGTGAAGATACCAATGAAAACAAAGATATTGTAGAGGGAGTTGTCGTAGAGGCACTGCCGAACGCACTTTTTCGTATTGAACTCAAGAACGGTGAAGAGGTAATTTCTTACCTTGCAGGTAAGATGCGTTTGCATCGAATCAAAGTTTTACTCGGTGATACAGTTCAAGTCAAAGTTGATCCGTACGGTGGTAGAGGAAGAATCGTGAGACGTGGTTAATCGTCCACATTTTTTAATTATATGAAGGTTAAAAGTTCAGTAAAAACACTCTGTAAAGAATGCAAGCACGTTCGCCGTCGTGGACGCCTTTTTGTCATTTGTAGCAACCCACGACATAAACAACGACAAGGTTAATTTTTAATATACTATGCGAATATCTGGTATCACAATCCCTGACTCAAAGCGTCTCGAAATCGGCCTCACCGAAGTTTTTGGTATTGGACGCGTTCGCGCAGAACGAATTCTTACTGAAGCAAAAGTTGATTTCGGAAAGAAACCTACAGAATTAAGCGCAGATGAGGAAAGCAAAATCTCGGAATTAGTAACTGCACACAACATTGAAGGGGAACTGAGACGCGATATCAGTGGAAATATAAAGCGTTTGAAGGACATAAAAAGCTACCGAGGTGAACGACACTCACGTAACTTACCTTCACGAGGACAACGAACAAAGACAAACTCGCGTAGTGTTCGAGGAAACGTTCGAAAAACTATGACGAGTGGTCGCCGTAAAGTAGATAAGAAATAATATGGGTAAGAAACGAATTGTTAAAAAGTCAGGTGGTACTGTAAACAAGGGATTGCGATCTCGAGCACTCGGAAACTCACCGAAGCGAAAAATGCTTTCTGGTATTTTGTACGTTCAAGCAACATACAACAACACGAAAGTACAGCTTACTGATGGAGAGGGTAACTCTGTTATGTGGTCATCTTCAGGCGCACTTGGTTTTGCAGGAGCAAAAAAGGGAACTCCTTTTGCAGCTGCGAAAGTAGGTGAACTTATTGCTGAAAAGGCACAGACAATGGGATTGAAATCAGTAGACGCTATCATTAAAGGAGTTGGCGCAGGACGTGAATCAGCTCTTCGGGCGTTCGCCGGAAAAGGTATCGACATTACTAGTATCTCAGACCAGACACCTGTTCCATTTAACGGTCCTCGTCAACGTCGTCCACGCCGTGTCTAATACACAATATTTTTATGTTATCTAAACCAAAATACAAAATCTGTAAACGTCTCGGTAATGGAGTTTACGAGAAATGTCAGACAGAAAAATTTGCTCTTTCTGAAGCTCGTGTAAAGAAAACCTTTAAACGAAGAAAAAACTTAAGTGACTTTGGACGTCAGTTACTTGAAAAGCAAAAAGTACGATATGCCTACGGAATTACTGAGAAACAACTTCGGAAGTATGTAGAAAGTGCAGTACGAACGAAGGAACCAGCAGCAGAACTTTTCAAAGGACTAGAAACTCGATTAGATAACACAGTATACCGATTAGGATTCGCGCCAACACGTCGCGCAGCGCGACAAATGGTTAGTCATGGTCATGTTACCGTAAACGACAAGAAGATGACCGTTCCGTCACACATTGTAAAAACAGGTGACACAATCTCAGTTCGAGAAGCAAGCAAGATAAAACCTTTGTTTGTTGGAAACATGGATACTATTACTAAACACACGGCACCAAAGTGGCTTGCGGCAGACTCGAAGAAGCTTACTTCATCAGTTAAGGCAGCGCCGGAATACAGTGCCACAGATTCAATCTTTGATTTCCCAGCCGTATTCGAGTTCTACAGTCGATAATATTAATTCATTAGTAATTTTAAACCTATTTGTATGTCAGATCACCAAGTAACAGTCCCCTCAAAACCACGCGTTATAGATGAAAAGGATTTCGCAGGTACTTACGAAATCAATGGTTTATACCCCGGCTACGGGCACACACTCGGCAACTCCCTTCGCCGAATCATTCTTTCATCACTTCCAGGTGCTGCTATTACGCATGTAAAGATTGATGGTGTTTCTCATGAATTCTCAACTATTGAAGGAGTTTCAGAAGACACAGTAATGCTTTTACTTAACCTTAAACGTGTACGAATTAAGATGCTTACTGAAGAACCGCAGGTTTTACGGTTACGTGTAAAAGGTCCAAAATCAGTTACTGCTGCGGACTTTGAAGTTCCTGGCCAAGTTGAAATTTTAAACCCAGAACAACATATTGCCGAAGTATCAGGAAAAATAGACTTCGATGTTGAAGTGACTGTCGAGAGAGGTTTGGGATACGTTGCAAAGGAAGTACATCAGAAGGAGAGAGTAGACATTGGAAGTATCGCACTTGATGCAATTTTCTCACCAATCCGGCGAGTTAATTACGAAGTCGAGAATATGCGTGTCGGTGATCGTACAGACTTCAACCGATTGCGTGTATTCATCGAAACTGATGGAACAATTACTCCACGAGAAGCGCTTGAAGATTCAATCGCAACTATGATCCATCAACTTAAGGCGGTGATTGGTTTCCAAGAAGAGACTGAAACACCAGTTGAAGAAACACCGGCTAAAGAAGAAGAGGAATCGGAGCCAGTGGAGGACAAGAAAGAAGCTGACAAGGAATCTTTCAAGACTCGGATTACTGAACTCGAACTTTCTCCTCGCGTTGAAAGCTCACTTGATGAATCTGGAATCCGTACTGTTGGAGGTCTTGCACGAAAGCACGAAGAAGACATCCTTGCCATCGAAGGGCTTGGTCAGAAGGGATTGCAGGAAATTAAACGATCATTATCTAATCTTGGAATTACACTTCGCAGCTAATCTGT
This genomic stretch from Candidatus Kaiserbacteria bacterium harbors:
- the rpsD gene encoding 30S ribosomal protein S4: MLSKPKYKICKRLGNGVYEKCQTEKFALSEARVKKTFKRRKNLSDFGRQLLEKQKVRYAYGITEKQLRKYVESAVRTKEPAAELFKGLETRLDNTVYRLGFAPTRRAARQMVSHGHVTVNDKKMTVPSHIVKTGDTISVREASKIKPLFVGNMDTITKHTAPKWLAADSKKLTSSVKAAPEYSATDSIFDFPAVFEFYSR
- the infA gene encoding translation initiation factor IF-1: MSEDTNENKDIVEGVVVEALPNALFRIELKNGEEVISYLAGKMRLHRIKVLLGDTVQVKVDPYGGRGRIVRRG
- the rpsM gene encoding 30S ribosomal protein S13; the encoded protein is MRISGITIPDSKRLEIGLTEVFGIGRVRAERILTEAKVDFGKKPTELSADEESKISELVTAHNIEGELRRDISGNIKRLKDIKSYRGERHSRNLPSRGQRTKTNSRSVRGNVRKTMTSGRRKVDKK
- a CDS encoding alanine--tRNA ligase, which encodes MNANDVRTKYLDFFAARGHAIIPSASIVPENDPTTLFTGSGMQPMLTYFLGETHPKGTRITDSQKCFRAEDIDDIGDNRHTTFFEMLGNWSLGDYFKEEQIPWIFEFLVDEIGLDPKNLYVTVFSGEEKNNIPKDEETPMLWKKVFDEAGLDSKIVDMGSQADGASKGMQDGRIFYYDSKENWWSRAGVPDNMPVGEPGGPDSEMFYDFGTEHDTRFGEHCHPACDCGRFMEIGNSVFMQYVKKGEGVFEELEHKNIDFGGGLERIVAAAQNMPDVFLAVSSLADIIRHLENASGKKYEEDVRSFRIIADHIRGALFMIGDGVRPSNTEQGYFARRLIRRSVQYADALGIAEGTLVDAVSIVTKSYEEHYPELTEKETGIKELFAAEETKFRKTLTKGMREFEKLAETGTITGEQAFLLFTTYGFPIELTQELAEQKGIIVDRDAFTTFMKEHQAKSRSGAEQKFKGGLADHSEATTMLHTTHHILLRALQIVLGDHVKQRGSNITSERLRIDFSHDEKMTDEQKSEVERIVNEQIEAGVPVMKTILPKEEAERLGAQKEFGQKYPDMVNVYSVGPKDATEGDPKIEQAYSLEFCGGPHVTNTGNITGVFRIQKEQASSAGVRRIKGVLE
- the rpmJ gene encoding 50S ribosomal protein L36: MKVKSSVKTLCKECKHVRRRGRLFVICSNPRHKQRQG
- the rpsK gene encoding 30S ribosomal protein S11, producing MGKKRIVKKSGGTVNKGLRSRALGNSPKRKMLSGILYVQATYNNTKVQLTDGEGNSVMWSSSGALGFAGAKKGTPFAAAKVGELIAEKAQTMGLKSVDAIIKGVGAGRESALRAFAGKGIDITSISDQTPVPFNGPRQRRPRRV
- a CDS encoding DNA-directed RNA polymerase subunit alpha; this translates as MSDHQVTVPSKPRVIDEKDFAGTYEINGLYPGYGHTLGNSLRRIILSSLPGAAITHVKIDGVSHEFSTIEGVSEDTVMLLLNLKRVRIKMLTEEPQVLRLRVKGPKSVTAADFEVPGQVEILNPEQHIAEVSGKIDFDVEVTVERGLGYVAKEVHQKERVDIGSIALDAIFSPIRRVNYEVENMRVGDRTDFNRLRVFIETDGTITPREALEDSIATMIHQLKAVIGFQEETETPVEETPAKEEEESEPVEDKKEADKESFKTRITELELSPRVESSLDESGIRTVGGLARKHEEDILAIEGLGQKGLQEIKRSLSNLGITLRS